A stretch of the Vidua chalybeata isolate OUT-0048 chromosome 19, bVidCha1 merged haplotype, whole genome shotgun sequence genome encodes the following:
- the MCRIP1 gene encoding mapk-regulated corepressor-interacting protein 1, with translation MASSPVSRVVYNGKRSGGPRSPGAGSEIFTPAHEENVRFIYEAWQCVERDLRSQMGSERGLVEEYVEKMPNPSLKAFKPVDLGDLKRRNTQDAKKS, from the exons ATGGCCAG CTCGCCCGTGTCCCGGGTGGTGTACAACGGAAAGCGGAGCGGCGGCCCGCGCTCCCCCGGCGCCGGCAGCGAGATCTTCACGCCGGCCCACGAGGAGAACGTGCGCTTCATCTACGAGG CCTGGCAGTGCGTGGAGCGCGACCTGCGCAGCCAGATGGGCTCCGAGCGCGGCCTGGTCGAGGAATACGTGGAGAAGATGCCGAACCCCAGCCTGAAAG CGTTTAAACCCGTCGACCTGGGTGATCTGAAGAGGAGGAACACACAGGATGCTAAGAAGTCCTAA